The nucleotide window GTCGGCGACTGCCCGACGAACGCGCTGACGCGGTCTACGCGGCGCGGTCCGGCCCATTCCCGGATTGCGTCTGGGCCGTGAGCCATGCCAGAACCTCCCGTATCGCGTGCGCCTGCGCTCTCGCAAGGCGCTCGCCGTCAGCACCCGTCACGACTCGGACCTCGAAGTCGACGTGAGTTCCGTCCGCCGCGACGAACGACTCGTCGCCGCTCATCGATTTTTGCCAGCTGTACCAGCTGAAACAGCTGTCCGACAAGACGGTTCACCTGGCACGGCGACGAGCTCCCGCGGCTTCGCGCAGATCTCCCACCGAGTTCGCCGGACGCCATCGACACCGTGCGACTCCCGTGGCCGGGCCGCGGTCGTCCATCCCGACCGCGGCGGAAGCTCCGCGACGGGCTGCAGGCCGGCCGCACGGAGGCTGGCACCGCTCTCGCCTTCTTGCGTGTAGGTGATCAGACGGCGGTAGCCCATCGCTCGCGCCGCTCGCCAAGCGGCGCCGTACAGCTTCGAGTTCGCGTTCGGCTCGCCGACGGTGCAGGTCCGCGTGACTTCGATCGTGACGCCGTCGTCGAGGTGGCGCGCGACAGGACGCCCCGCCGTGGCGACGCCGACCAGTCCGTCATCGCTAATCACGCCGATCGCGAACTTCATCCCACGGGGCGGCCGGTGGTGGCGGTGGTGAGCTTCGATGAACTGGCACGCTCGGCGGAAGGTGACGGGCACGATCGTCAGGCTCACAGCCCCACCCCCGCCCGCAGCTGGGCGAGCTCGAAACGTCGCTCGTCGATCAACGGCTCGTGCGCGTTCGGCGCCGAGGTCACCCACTGCTCGGCAGGAGCAGGACGACCGGCCGCAGTGCGAGCCCAAACCTGGCGCCCCGTGTACTTGACGTTGGTGACGATCCGCCGGACGGCTTTCGCCGTCCACCGCCCGCTGGGCGCCGGGTACTGGCGAAGGTCGGCGTTCAGGCGTGCCGCGATGGCGGCGAACGTCAAGCCGTCGTCGGCTCGCCACACGAAGATCTGCTTCACGACCGCTGCGGTCTGCCAGTCAGGAACCAGGACCGCGCGCAGCTTGCTGCGTCCGCTGGGATCGGTGACGCGGATGCGCAGCGCGCGGTAGCCGTAGGGCGGAGGTCCGATCTGGAAGCCGGCGCGGGCGATTTCGATCATCGCCTCGCGGGCGCGACGGGTTGTTTCGGCATGGTGCAGGGCAAGCGCGTCCCGGCCCTCTTTGGCGATGCCAGATCGTTTTGTCCACAGGTTTGCCCACAGCCGGGACCAGCGCTGTGGACGGGTCTCGGCCACTGGTGTGCCTGTGCGTTCGCCGACGGATAAGCGAGTCGTCATGCAGCTCGCCTCCGTCCTGCGTGGACGGGGCCGTTGACGGCGAGCCGAGTCGGCCGCGGACCGCCGCTTGCTGCCGCGGCGGCAAGCTCGACGTCGTGGGCGAGTCCAAAGACGAGCACCTCGTGGTGCGTCGGCAGTGCGGTCGGCAGGCCGGCGGCACGAGCTCGGGCAGAAGCCCGACGGGCAGCGAGCGAGGCGCGGGTGACCAGCCGGCTGCCGCGCAGTCCGGCGGTCAGGGCCACGCACCGCTCGACCGGCGCCAGCCCGGCCGTGGCCGCGGCGGCGATGAGCGGGGTGGCCAGGTCGGCCAACGTGCCGTCCGGACGTCGGCGCGGTCTTGCGACGATGACGAAGTGGCCGCCTGAGCGCAGCAGCGATTCGCCGTAGAACATCGTCGCGGCGACGCCAGCGAGCGCGGACTCGACAAGGTCGCGGTCTGGACCGTTCGCTGACCCCGCCTCCGTCCGCAGGGCGGTTAGCACGAGTCCAACTCGCCCGATCAAGCCAGCGGCTCGGGCGGTCGCGAGGACCTTCGGACGGGCATCGAGGACCGAGCCGTCGCGCCACGCGCCCGCAGTCTTGGCAGCGGTGACGTTGGCGCGGGCAAGGGACCACCACCGGGTGCGGCCGGTCAAGCCAAGCGCGTCCCGGCCGGCGCTCAGCGCCGCGGCCAGTACGGTCCCCGCACCGCAATCAGGATCGAGAACGAGGTCGCCGGGTTGGCTGTAGACGGCGATCGCGTGCGCGGCGACTGCAGGAGGAATCCGCTCGTCGTCGATCTCGGTGCCAGGCACACACCCGGCGTCGCGCAGCTGTTCAAGCGGGCTCCGCTGCCCGGTTGGCCAGACCGAAAGAGGCAGCCCGGCGACCGACGATCCAAGTGATTCCAGCTGGTCATTCATCAGAGGTCTTCTCCCCTGCCGCGGTGGCCTTGGAGACCGGCTTGCGGGCGAATACCAAGAGGTCGTCGTGCACCCGGGCGTGCCGCGCAGGCGGCACAGCAGGCTGCGCGGGCGGTGCCGCGGCAGCGAGCGCCCCGTTACGAACCGGCGCGCGCAGCAGGGCGATGCGATCGAGATAACGCAGGCCGGCGTCCTGCGCGGCGCGCACGAACGAGCCTGCGGGATCGATGAGCCGACCCTCCACTCGATCACCATGCGTGATCACGGCGAGTATGCCGGTCGGGTTGAGCGCATCGGCCCAATCGGCCGGTCGGAACCAGTCGCCGGGCCGCGGTCCGGGCGCGGTGATGATGAGGTCGTAGCGCTCCGGACCGACGACGGTCGCGGTCGTGTCCAGCCCGGACCGATCGCGCGCAGGCGGTGCACCGACCCCGACGCCGGTCGGACCGCCCGAGCCGGGTCGGGGTCCGGACTCCGACTTGGCCAACGCCCGCCCGCGGTGTTCGCCAATCGGCTCCTGGGGCGCGACAGCGGTCTGGGTTTGGACGCGACGGCCCAGTCGGACCACGGTCCAGCTGGCTTCGTGCAGCCCGCCGTACGGACCGGGCCGGGACCGGTTTCGAGCGCCGATTGGCGAAGACGAAGTGGAGGGTCCGAGGTAGGGCGCGGGCGCGAGCAAGAGCACCCGCTGGCCCGGCTGAGTGTAGGCGGTGACGATCTTTACGACCGCAGTCAGCAACCAGCTCGCGAGCAGCCCGGTGCCTCCGAGGAGCTCGTCTTGCGCGCACGTCCAGACGGTGCTCGGCCGGACCGTTCGCGAACGGCGCACGGTGCGCAGACGCCGCGCTCGCCGACGCTGCGGAAGCAGGATCGGGACGGTCGGCGGGTCGGCGGGAGCGTGCTTCGGCGAGCCATCCTCTGGACGTTCGTTGTCGTATGCCGGGGTCATCGTGGATCTCCTCCGACGGAAGGGTGCTGCGTGTTCTGACACCCCTTAACTCCGGCTGGAGGACCGATTTTGGACACACTTTCAAGAAATCGCCGGGCACCTCAACGAGGACACCGCGCCGCCTACTAGAGAACTACTACAAACACAGGTCAGTCATAATTTTCAATTTCAACTAGTCGATCTTCAGTTCGGACGACCGCCGAGCCGAATAGTAGGCCTCTAGCAGCGCAAAGGCAGTCACTAGTCGACTCCAAGCAATAGCACGGTATTTCCCTGGTATCGGTCGTGGATTCATGACGTCGTTGTTGTTCACATCGACGCCGCGGGAGTCACGACATGGCAACTCAATCCGCTTTTCGTCGCCGTCACGACGAGGCCACCCTGAACTCTCTGGACATCGCCCGGAACACGTTCACCTGGCTGGTGACGGGACCGCATCCGGTGTCGCTGAACGGCCAGCTCTTCGCCGGCTTCCCGGACCGGCATGTCCCGCTCGACGAGGTCCGCGATCGCCTGCTGGCGCGCAGGTGCCCGCAAGCGACGCGCGACGCGGTGTGGGCGCATCTGGTGTTGCGCTCGCGAACCGAAGGAGCGACCTGGACGGTCGCCGCGGTGGGTGTGGCGCTGCCCGCGCTGACGTCGGCGGCGGCCACCTTGTCTCATCGGTTCGCCGGCGATCCGGCCGACGTTCACGCCGAGGTGTTGCGCGGCTTCCTGACTGCGTTGTCGACGATCGACCTCCGGCCGCCGCGGATCATGCTGCGGCTGCGGTGGGCCGCCTACCGGGCCGGCTACGACGCGCTCACCGAAGCGTTGGCCGGTCCGACTCCGGTCGCACCGGGCTTCCGATCCACCCCGCCGCACGCGCCATGGGGACACCCGGATCTCGTCCTTGCCCGCGCCGTCGCGGACGGAGTCCTGACCCGGACTGAGGCAGCGCTCATCGGCGCAACCCGGCTCGAGAACATGCCGGTGACGGAATGGGCCGCGCAGCACCAGGCCGGTGAATGGGCCGCCTACAAGACGCGCAAGCGCGCCGAGCGCCGGCTTGCCGAATACCTGCGCGAGGGCGCAGCCACGGCCGATCCGGCCGACCCGCTGATCGACCAGGTGGCCACCGCGGTGGCCCTGGCACGCCCCGTCACACCCGCTCACGAGACACCGTGTTCGTCACCTTCCGTGTCCGACGCCAACGGCGAATCCGGGCGGAAAGTTCGGCGCCGCATGTCCAAAACGGACGCGGATTCCGGAGTTCAGGGCTGCGGGACGAACCCGCGCTCATCCCGAACTTCGGAGGTGACCCAATGCGCGTGATCGATGCCGAGAGCGGGCCGCGTAATGCTCGTCTCGACGGCGACCCACAGCCGCCGGACCAGACCGCCGATGCGAGTCCGACCCCGTCCAATGCTCCGATCATTAAGCCAGGCGACTCAATTCCGGCTCGCCACCGGCGGTGGTCGCACGTGGTGCTGGTGGTCGAGCTGTCGGCCATCGCGTTGCTGGCCTCGGCGTCGGCCGGACACGCCGACACGATGGTCGTCGCCCTCGCCGGGTCGGTCACCGACGTCCTGAACAACGTCCGCAACTGGATCATGGGCATCCTGGCCGGCCTGGCCACGGTGTTCCTGTCCATCGGCGGCGTCCGCTACGTGATGGGCGGCGCCGACCCCGGCGAGGTCGAGAAGGCCAAGACGGCCTTCAAATCCGCGGGGTGGGGCTACGGCCTGGCGGCGCTCGCGCCGCTGGTCGTGGAGATCCTCAAAGGGATCGTGGGGGCCTGACCGATGGCCGTCAGCACCCTGCCCACCGTTCGCCCGGACCGTCGGTCCTGCAGCCAGCCCGAGACCGCTGCAGCGGTGGATCGACCGATGCTCGCCCCCGTCCGGCAGGTCTCCATCCGACGGCGGCGCCGGCGAGCGGGCTGGCTGCTGGTGCTGACCGTAGTGCTCCTGGCCGGCATCCTCGCCGTCAACGCGTGGGCTTCGCCGACGGCGCCACGACAGCCGCCGGCGGACCCGCCGCTGCCTCCCCCGACCGCGCTGCCCACGCCCACGACGTGCAGTTTTCCCGGCCAGCTCGGCTGCACCTCGCCGACGCCGACCACGACACCGAGCAAGCCGTGCACGGGCGAGGACTGCATTCCGCAGCCGACTCCGCCGGCACCGAGCACGAACCCGCAGCAGCCGGGCACCGGCAGCGGTGACAGCGACTCGGCCTGCGGCATCACCGACGTCGGCGCGTGCATCACCGAGGCCATCAACTCGGCGTTCCGCAGTGTCGTCGACGACGCGCTGGATCCGATCCTCGAGCTGATCGGCCACACCGCGCTATCCACGCCGACGATCAGCGACCTGCCCGGTATCGGCGAGCTGTGGAACAGCTCCTGGGAGATCGTGGTCGCCGCCTACGGATTGCTCATCCTGCTCGGCGGCATCCTGCTGATGGGCCACGAGACCGTCCAGACGCGCTACTCGATCAAGGAGATCGGGCCGCGCATCCCGACCGCATTCATCGCCTCGGCGCTCTCGCTCTTCTTCGCCGACAAGCTCATCCGGCTGGCCAACGGCCTGACCCTGGGTGTCCTCGGAGACGGAGTCAACGCGCCCTCGCTGGGCAACACCTTGCAGGAGGCCGTCCAAGGCATCCAAACCGGCGGACTGTTCATCATCCTGGTCGCGCTCGTGCTGGTGGTCCTCGGCCTCGGCCTCCTGGTCGTCTACGTCGTCCGGATCGTCATCACCCTCGTCCTGATCATCAGCGCGCCGTTCTTCCTGATGTGCCACGGGCTGCCCCACACCGAGCCGCTGGCGCACTGGTGGTGGAAGGCGATCACCGTGACGACAGGGGTTCAGTTCGCCCAGGCGCTGGTGCTGATCACCGCGGTACGCACGTTCCTGTCCGGCGGCGTGCACCTGTTCGGCTCGACGCTGTCCGCGCTCGGCACGCTGATCGCCGCGATCGCTCTGTTCTTCGTCCTGTTCAAGATCCCGTTCTGGATGCTGAAGGCCGTCAAGGTCGGCTCCGGCCGTTCCTTCCTCGGCGGGTTGGCTCGCGCGTACATCGCGGCGAAAACCTTCGGCATGGTCGCCGGCAAGACCGGTGCGTTCGGCAAGGCCGGCGCCGCCGGTGCGACGAAGAACGCCGGTCGCGGCGGCGGCGCGGCGGCTGATCCACCGTGGCCGGCACAGCCGCGTTTTGCGCCCAACCCCGAAGCGGTGAACCGGCGGCTCAAGGAGGCCCACGACGCCGAGCGTGCCCGCGCAGCTCAGCGGCCGACGTTGCCCTCGCAGGCGCCGCATTTCCTGCAGCCCTCGCCCCAAGACAGCACCCACGACCCCGCCGTGATCCCGGGGAACCAGGGACCGACCATGCCCGAATTCAGTTCCGCGCCGACGCCTGTCTCCCCCACGCCACAGCGAAGGCCACGGTCGGCAACTCCGCATTTTCAAGCCGCCGGCGGCCCGCGTCGACGCGGCGCCACATCGCCATCGGCTCGCCCGATCCGCACGGCATCGGTGCCGCCACAACTGCAGTTCCGACCGGCGACGCCGCCCGCACCACAACCACTCCCGGCCAAACCGGCCTCCGCACCTGCCGCGCCGGCGTTTCGGCAGGCGACGCCGGAGCCCCGCCTCGGTGATGCCCATCGGCGCACCCAGTCCGTTCCGCCGCCGACGTTCCGCGCGCCGAACCCAGCCCCAGGAGGTGAGGCGAATTGAGCCAGCCCGTCCGGATTCCCGCCGACGTCGACCGCGAAGACCGAGTGATCGGTCCGCTCACCGCGCGACAGCTGCTCATCCTGACCGTCACCGGGATCGTGCTGTACGGCACGTACACGGTCACCCGCGCGTTCATCCCGCTGGCGGTGTTCCTGGTCATCGCTATCCCGATCGGCGTGACCGCCGCGTTCCTCGCGTTAGGCCAGCGCGACGGCATCTCCCTCGACCGGCTCGTGCTGGCGGCGCTGAGCCAGCGGATGAACCCTCAGCACCAAGTTGCCGCGCCGGAAGGCGTCCGGCCCGCACCCGAGTGGATTGAGCAGACCGCGAGCACAACCAGTTCTTCGGCCTCGGCAATCTCACCGGCCGCGCTGCGACTGCCCGCAGAAGGGATCACCGACACCGGCGTCATCGATCTCGGCAAGGACGGCGCCGCCGCGGTCGCGGTCTGCTCCACGATCAACTTCGGGCTGCGCACGCCTGCCGAACAGGAGGCGCTCGTCACCTCATTCGGCCGATACCTGCACTCACTGACCGCGCCGGTCCAGGTGCTCGTCCGAGCCGAACGGCTGGACCTGTCGGGGCAGATCGCGGAACTTCGCGAACAGGCCGGCGGGCTGCCGCACCCCGCGTTGGAACGGGCCGCACGCGAGCACGCCGAGTACCTCGACCAGCTCGGCCGCGCCACCGACCTGCTGCGGCGCCAGGTCCTGCTGATCGTGCGAGAGCCACTGCGAACCAGCAGCCCAACCGACGGACTGGGCGGCGCCTCGCCGCTGGCCGCGTTGTCAGCGCGACGAAGGGCAGCGAAGCAGGCCGCATCGATCGACGACGCCGCCCGACGCGCCGCCGAAGCGCGCTTGGTGCGCCGGCTGGGCGAGGCGGTGGAACTGCTCTCAACGTCCGGGATCGTAGTCACCCCGCTGGACGCCGGTCAGGCCACCGCGGTCCTCGCCGCAGCGTGCAACCCCGACAGCTTGATCCCGCCGAACTCCGATCTCGCCGGTTCCGACGAAGTCATCACCACCGCCCCGGACGAGAGCTGGAACGACACCGCGTTCGGCCGCACCACGTTCGCCACCGAAGACGCGCTCGGCGCTGCCGAGCCCGGGTGGGAGGACGACGAAGACCCCGACGACTACGACGACGTCGCAAGGAGGGACCGCCGATGAAGAAGACCAGGCACCGCGAC belongs to Amycolatopsis tolypomycina and includes:
- a CDS encoding XF1762 family protein; this encodes MSLTIVPVTFRRACQFIEAHHRHHRPPRGMKFAIGVISDDGLVGVATAGRPVARHLDDGVTIEVTRTCTVGEPNANSKLYGAAWRAARAMGYRRLITYTQEGESGASLRAAGLQPVAELPPRSGWTTAARPRESHGVDGVRRTRWEICAKPRELVAVPGEPSCRTAVSAGTAGKNR
- a CDS encoding recombinase family protein, yielding MAETRPQRWSRLWANLWTKRSGIAKEGRDALALHHAETTRRAREAMIEIARAGFQIGPPPYGYRALRIRVTDPSGRSKLRAVLVPDWQTAAVVKQIFVWRADDGLTFAAIAARLNADLRQYPAPSGRWTAKAVRRIVTNVKYTGRQVWARTAAGRPAPAEQWVTSAPNAHEPLIDERRFELAQLRAGVGL
- a CDS encoding DNA methyltransferase, which gives rise to MNDQLESLGSSVAGLPLSVWPTGQRSPLEQLRDAGCVPGTEIDDERIPPAVAAHAIAVYSQPGDLVLDPDCGAGTVLAAALSAGRDALGLTGRTRWWSLARANVTAAKTAGAWRDGSVLDARPKVLATARAAGLIGRVGLVLTALRTEAGSANGPDRDLVESALAGVAATMFYGESLLRSGGHFVIVARPRRRPDGTLADLATPLIAAAATAGLAPVERCVALTAGLRGSRLVTRASLAARRASARARAAGLPTALPTHHEVLVFGLAHDVELAAAAASGGPRPTRLAVNGPVHAGRRRAA
- a CDS encoding pilin, which gives rise to MVLVVELSAIALLASASAGHADTMVVALAGSVTDVLNNVRNWIMGILAGLATVFLSIGGVRYVMGGADPGEVEKAKTAFKSAGWGYGLAALAPLVVEILKGIVGA
- a CDS encoding PrgI family protein; protein product: MSQPVRIPADVDREDRVIGPLTARQLLILTVTGIVLYGTYTVTRAFIPLAVFLVIAIPIGVTAAFLALGQRDGISLDRLVLAALSQRMNPQHQVAAPEGVRPAPEWIEQTASTTSSSASAISPAALRLPAEGITDTGVIDLGKDGAAAVAVCSTINFGLRTPAEQEALVTSFGRYLHSLTAPVQVLVRAERLDLSGQIAELREQAGGLPHPALERAAREHAEYLDQLGRATDLLRRQVLLIVREPLRTSSPTDGLGGASPLAALSARRRAAKQAASIDDAARRAAEARLVRRLGEAVELLSTSGIVVTPLDAGQATAVLAAACNPDSLIPPNSDLAGSDEVITTAPDESWNDTAFGRTTFATEDALGAAEPGWEDDEDPDDYDDVARRDRR